In Achromobacter pestifer, the DNA window GTCGAGTTGGGGGCGGGCCAGCTGGCGACTGTGGGGCAGGTGAATCTGTTTCCCAACCTGATCAACGTCATTCCCAACCGCGCGACCTTCACGCTGGACCTGCGCAACACCGACGGCGCGGCCTTGCAGGAGGCGATTGCACGCTGCATGGCGTACGCGGCGCAGGCTGCGGCGGCTGAAGGCGTGGAACTGAGCCATCGGGTACTGGCCGATTTTGCGCCGGTGGCGTTTGACGAGGCCATCGTCGGCCGGGTCGAGGAAATCGCCCGCAGCCGCGGACACCGCGTGCGGCGGCTGCCCAGCGGCGCCGGACACGATGCCCAGATGCTGGCGCGCATGTGCCCGACGGGCATGGTGTTCGTGCCCAGCGTGGGCGGGCTGTCGCACAACGTCGCCGAATTCACGCATGACCAAGATATCGAGGCGGGCGCCGGCGTGTTGCTGGAACTGATGCTCGAACTCGCAGAACAATGAAACCGTAGGAGACTGAACATGTCACGCATCATCAATGTCGCGGCCGCGCAGCTTGGGCCGATCCAGCGCAGCGACACGCGTCGCGACGTCGTCGAGCGCCTGCTCGCGCATCTGCGCCAGGCCCATGCCATGGGCTGCCAGCTGGTGGTATTTCCGGAGCTGGCGCTGACGACTTTCTTCCCGCGCTGGTACATGGAAGATCCGGCCGAGATCGACGCGTTCTATGAAAGCGAGATGCCCGGTCCGGAAACCCGGGTGCTGTTCGAGACCGCGCGCAAGCTGGGCATCGGTTTTTACCTGGGCTATGCGGAACTGGCGGTGGAGCAGGGCGTCAAGCGCCGCTTCAACACGTCGATCCTGGTGAACCAGAACGGCGAAATCATCGGCAAGTACCGCAAGGTGCACCTGCCTGGGCACGCCGAGAACGAGCCCTGGCGCGCTTTCCAGCATCTGGAGAAGCACTACTTCGAGCCGGGCGAATCGTTCGATGTCTGGCGCGGCTTTGGCGGCGTAATGGGTATGGCGCTGTGCAATGACCGCCGCTGGTCCGAGACCTATCGCGTGATGGGGTTGCAAGGGGCCGAAATGATCCTGCTCGGCTACAACACGCCAGTGCACAACCCGCCGGCGCCCGAGCATGACGACCTGTCCATGTTCCACAATCATCTGGTGATGCAGGCCGGCGCCTATCAGAACGGCACCTGGGTGGTGGGCGTGGCCAAAGCCGGCAAGGAAGAGGGCTGCGAGATGATAGGCGGCAGCTGCATCATCGCGCCGTCGGGCGAGATCGTGGCCGCCTGCTCGACCAAGGGCGATGAGCTGGCGATCGCGCGCTGCGACCTGGACCTGTGCCTGTCGTACAAGAACACCACGTTCAATTTCGAGCGGCACCGGCGTCCCGAGGCTTACGGCCTGATCACGGAACGCAGAGGCGCGGTGGAACCTGCGCCGGAGGCGGCGATCACCGCCTGACCTGCGGCGCGGCCAGCGCGGCCGGCCGTTAGGCTGGCCGCATAACCGGCCCGGACGTTCCCTTCCCATAAAAAACAGCATGCGGGCGCCCCGAGCGCCTGCAGGGGAGCGTTCGGCCTAAAAAAATACAGACCCCAAGGTGAAAATATGGACCAGTCAGTAGAGAGCATTGCGGCGCCTCCCGTTGCCGCAGACAAGGATCCCCTGGCGGCGCGGGATGATGCGCTGTATCGGAAGGTGGCGTGGAGGCTGCTGCCGTTTTTGATGGTGTGCTACATCGCGGCGTTCCTGGACCGGGTGAACGTCGGCTTTGCCAAGTTGCAGATGCTGGACGATCTGAAGTTCAGCGAAACGGTGTACGGCCTGGGCGCGGGCATTTTCTTCATCGGCTATTTCCTGTTCGAGGTGCCGAGCAACGTGCTGATGCACCGCATCGGCGCGAAGAAGACGCTGGCGCGCATCATGATCTTGTGGGGCATCATCTCGGCCGCCATGGCGCTGACGCAGACGCCGACCCAGTTCTACATCCTGCGCTTCCTGCTGGGGGCGGCCGAGGCCGGCTTCTATCCCGGGATCATCCTGTACCTGACCTATTGGTTTCCGTCGAACCGGCGCGGCCAGATCGTGGCGGTGTTCATGACGGCGGTGCCGTTCGCCGGCATCCTGGGCGGGCCGCTGTCGGGGTGGGTGATGGAGGCTTTCCATGACACGCACGGCATGGCCGGCTGGCAGTGGATGTTCATCATCGAGGCGATTCCCTCGGTGCTGCTGGGCCTGGCGGTGTTCTGGTACTTGGATGACCGCATCGACGATGCGCGCTGGCTCTTGCCGGCGGAGAAGTCGCGGCTGGGTCAGAACCTGCAGAGCGAGAAGACCGCCAAGACGGAGCATGTGTCGATGCTGACGCTGCTCAAGGACCGGCGCGTCGTGCATATGGCGCTGATCTGCTATTGCACGGTGTCCAGCCTGTCGGGCCTGGCGTTCTGGATTCCTTCAGTGATCCGTTCCACCGGCGTGGTGTCGCTGCTGGACATTGGCCTGCTGACGGCGGTGCCGAACGTGTGCGCGGTGATCTCGATGGTGCTGGTGTGCCGCCATTCGGACGCGACGCGGGAACGCCGCTGGCACATGATCGTGCCTTTCCTGGTGGGCGGGACGGGCTTGGCGCTCAGCACGCTGTTCAGCCATAACCCGGTTCTGGCCGTGGCCATGCTGTCGGTGGCGGCCGCCGGCTGCATGGTGTGCTCGCCGTTGTTCTGGAGCCTGCCGACCTCGTTCCTGGAAGGCAAGAGCGCGGCGGCGGGCATTGCCGGGATCAATTCGTTCGCCGGGCTGGCGGCTTTTGTCAGCCCCTATGCCATCGGCTGGATCAAGGACCTGACCGGGTCGACCGACTGGGGCATGTATTTCCTTGCCAGCTTCGCGCTGATCGGGGCGGTGCTGGTCTACCGCGTGCCGAAGAGCCTGGTCAACCGGTAGGCGCCGCCCTCCATTCACAGGCGGGCGCGTCGCGCCCGTCATTCTCAGACAGGAATGATGATGACTCTGGACGTAGTTGCGTTGACGCAGGCAATGGTGCGCATTCCCAGCCTTTCGGGCAAGGAAGGCGAGATGGCGGCGCTGATGGCCGCGACCCTGCGCGAGGCGGGCTTCAGCTCGGTCACGACCGATGGCAATGGCTCGGTGCTGGGCCTGATCGGCCCGGCGGATGCGGACGTGGCCTTGCTGTTCGACGGGCACATGGATGTGGTGCCGGTGGCGGGCGACTGGCGCTTTGATCCGTTCGGCGCCGAGATCCGGGATGGCCGGCTGTACGGGCGTGGCAGCACCGACATGAAGGGCGGCATCGCCGCGGCGATCTGCGGCGTGGCGGAGGCGGCGCGGGAGGGCTTGAAGCGCCGCGTGGCGGTGTCGGCCAGCGTGCTGGAGGAAATCATCGAAGGGCATGCGCTGGCTTCGGTGCTGGACGCCTGCGCGCCGCAGGCGGTGGTCATCTGCGAGCCTTCGAAATTGCAGATCAAGGCGGGGCAGAAGGGACGGGTGGAGCTGCTGCTGACTTTCCACGGCAAGCCGGCGCACGCGGCGACGCCGCATATTGGCGTCAATCCCCTGCATGCGGCGGCGCGGGCACTGGCCGTGCTGGAAAGCCTGCCGCTGCCGCGCGACGAGGTGCTAGGCCAGGCGCTGCTGGTGCCGACGGACATCGTGTCGCATCCTTACCCGTCGATCTCCATGATTCCGATCTCGACGACGATACGCTTCGACCGGCGCACCGTGTCGGGCGAAAGCCTGGAGGACGTGTTGGCGCAGATCCGCGGGCATCTGACGGCACATGGCCTGTCTGATTTCACCTTGCAGGTCAGCGAGGATCGGGTGGCGACCTATACCGGGCAGCACGCGACGCCGCCGCGCTGGCTGCCGGGTTGGCGTTGCGACGAAGAGGCCGGGCTGTTGCAGGCTGCACGCGCGGCGGTCAGCGGCAGCGGCCGGGATCCGGTGGTCGGCAGTTGGGCATTCTGCACCAACGGGTCGGAATCGGCCGGGCGCCGCGGCATTCCGACGATAGGCCTGGGACCGGGCAATGAAGAGGATGCCCATACGATCGACGAATCCATTGCGCTGGAGCAGCTGGAAGGCGCCCGCGGCATCTATCGGAACCTGGTGCGCGCCGTCTGCGGTTAAGGCACCTGCATGCCGGGCAGGCGGGCCAGCCGGTCATTCAGGAAGTCGATCAGCAGCCGCGCCCGCAGCGACTGGTAGCGGCGCGATGGATAGATGAGGAAGGCTTCTTGCGGCGTGGCGCTCCATTTGGGCAGGACGCGCAGCAGTTCGCCGCTGGCGATCAGGTCCTGCACCAGCCACGCGGGGCACAATCCGATGCCGGCTCCCATGGCCAGGCTTTCGCGGATGGCCAGGGCGTTGTTGACGCGGAAACGCCCCTGGGTCTGGACCGTGGCGAGCGTGGCGCCCTGGTGCAGTTCCAGGGTGTCGCCGGCAGCCAGCCAGGCAAAGCGCACGTACTCGTGAGCGGCCAGATCGCGGGGCGCGCGGGGCTTGCCGTGCTGCGCCAGGTAGGAGGGGGCGGCGACCAGATAGCGCGGCGACATGGCCGCCTTGCGCGCGATGGCGTTGGGCGGCAGGTTGCCGCCCAGTCGCAGCGCCACGTCCACGCCTTCTTCCACCAGGTCCACGTAGCGGTCGTTCAGGATCAGTTCGACCTGGATGTCGGGATGGTCGTCCAGGAATTCCCGTATCAGCGCGTTCAGCCGGAACTGGCCTAGCGCCACGGGCGCGTTGATGCGCAGGAAGCCGGCGGGCTTTTCGGTCTGGCCGCGGGCGTCGGCCACGGCCTCCGAGTATTCCTCCAGGACGCGGGTGGCGCGTTCGTAGAAGCGCTTGCCTTGTTCGGTGGGCACGACGCGCGTGGTGCTGCGTTCCAGCAGCCGCACGTTCAGGTCCTTTTCCAGCGCGGCGACAATCTTGCTCAGGGCCGGCTGGCTCAGCGCTTGTTCGCGGGCGACGGCCGACAGGGTGCCCAGCTCCACGGCGCGGACGAAGGCCCGCATGGCGCGCAGCGTGTCCATGGTCATTCCTTATTGGAAGAAGCGGTATGCAGTTTAGGGTTCTACCGGTGGAATTGGGAAGAACCTATCGTGACGTCACTTTCTCTTTTTCTGGAGTCGTCATGAATCGCTTCAATCTTCATTCCCTGGTTTCGGCCGTTGCCTTGGCCGGTGGCCTTTCGGTCCTGGCCCCGTCCGCCACCATCGCGGCGCAGCCGTCCACTCCGGCCGATTCTGCGCGTGCCGGTTGGGTCAGCTCCTGGTTCGCCAGCCCGCAACCGCTGTGGGAGGATGCGTTCGTGCTGCCCACGGAGATGCCGGCCGAATTGCGTGAACAGACCTTGCGCCAGACCTTGATGCTCAGCGTGGGCGGACCGCGCTTGCGGGTGGTGCTGTCCAACCGCTATGGCACGCAGCCGCTGGAGATCGGCGCGGCCAGCGTGGCGTTGGCCTCGGGCCCTGCGGCGATCCGTCCGGCGTCCCGCCGCGGGCTGGCCTTTGGCGGTCGGCCAAGCGTGACGGTGGCGCCAGGGGCGCAGGCGGTCAGCGATCCGGTGGACCTGCCGGTGTCCGCGCTGGCCGAACTGGCCGTCAGTCTTTACTTTCCGCAGGCGACGCCGGTCACGACCTTCCACTGGGGCGCACAGCAGACCGGCGCCCTGGTGCGGGGCGATGCGACGGCGGCGGCGGAGCTGCCTGATGCGCAGGCGCTGCAAGGCCGGGCTTTCCTGGCCGGGGTCTGGGTGGAGAGCCCGTCGCGCGCGCCGGTGGTGGTGGCGTTTGGGGATTCCTTGACCGATGGCAATGGCTCGACGCCGGGCGCCAATCGCCGCTGGCCGGATTTCCTGGCCCGCCGGCTGGCGCCGCAGGGCATGGGCGTGGCGAACGCGGGCATTTCAGGCGCGCGGGTCTGGGGCGACAAGATGGGCGTGAACGCGATGGCGCGCTTTGATGCCGACGTGCTGTCGCAGCCGGGCGTGCGCACGGTGGTGATGATGATGGGCAT includes these proteins:
- a CDS encoding N-carbamoyl-D-amino-acid hydrolase, producing MSRIINVAAAQLGPIQRSDTRRDVVERLLAHLRQAHAMGCQLVVFPELALTTFFPRWYMEDPAEIDAFYESEMPGPETRVLFETARKLGIGFYLGYAELAVEQGVKRRFNTSILVNQNGEIIGKYRKVHLPGHAENEPWRAFQHLEKHYFEPGESFDVWRGFGGVMGMALCNDRRWSETYRVMGLQGAEMILLGYNTPVHNPPAPEHDDLSMFHNHLVMQAGAYQNGTWVVGVAKAGKEEGCEMIGGSCIIAPSGEIVAACSTKGDELAIARCDLDLCLSYKNTTFNFERHRRPEAYGLITERRGAVEPAPEAAITA
- a CDS encoding MFS transporter — its product is MDQSVESIAAPPVAADKDPLAARDDALYRKVAWRLLPFLMVCYIAAFLDRVNVGFAKLQMLDDLKFSETVYGLGAGIFFIGYFLFEVPSNVLMHRIGAKKTLARIMILWGIISAAMALTQTPTQFYILRFLLGAAEAGFYPGIILYLTYWFPSNRRGQIVAVFMTAVPFAGILGGPLSGWVMEAFHDTHGMAGWQWMFIIEAIPSVLLGLAVFWYLDDRIDDARWLLPAEKSRLGQNLQSEKTAKTEHVSMLTLLKDRRVVHMALICYCTVSSLSGLAFWIPSVIRSTGVVSLLDIGLLTAVPNVCAVISMVLVCRHSDATRERRWHMIVPFLVGGTGLALSTLFSHNPVLAVAMLSVAAAGCMVCSPLFWSLPTSFLEGKSAAAGIAGINSFAGLAAFVSPYAIGWIKDLTGSTDWGMYFLASFALIGAVLVYRVPKSLVNR
- a CDS encoding YgeY family selenium metabolism-linked hydrolase, translating into MTLDVVALTQAMVRIPSLSGKEGEMAALMAATLREAGFSSVTTDGNGSVLGLIGPADADVALLFDGHMDVVPVAGDWRFDPFGAEIRDGRLYGRGSTDMKGGIAAAICGVAEAAREGLKRRVAVSASVLEEIIEGHALASVLDACAPQAVVICEPSKLQIKAGQKGRVELLLTFHGKPAHAATPHIGVNPLHAAARALAVLESLPLPRDEVLGQALLVPTDIVSHPYPSISMIPISTTIRFDRRTVSGESLEDVLAQIRGHLTAHGLSDFTLQVSEDRVATYTGQHATPPRWLPGWRCDEEAGLLQAARAAVSGSGRDPVVGSWAFCTNGSESAGRRGIPTIGLGPGNEEDAHTIDESIALEQLEGARGIYRNLVRAVCG
- a CDS encoding LysR family transcriptional regulator, which translates into the protein MDTLRAMRAFVRAVELGTLSAVAREQALSQPALSKIVAALEKDLNVRLLERSTTRVVPTEQGKRFYERATRVLEEYSEAVADARGQTEKPAGFLRINAPVALGQFRLNALIREFLDDHPDIQVELILNDRYVDLVEEGVDVALRLGGNLPPNAIARKAAMSPRYLVAAPSYLAQHGKPRAPRDLAAHEYVRFAWLAAGDTLELHQGATLATVQTQGRFRVNNALAIRESLAMGAGIGLCPAWLVQDLIASGELLRVLPKWSATPQEAFLIYPSRRYQSLRARLLIDFLNDRLARLPGMQVP
- a CDS encoding SGNH/GDSL hydrolase family protein, which gives rise to MNRFNLHSLVSAVALAGGLSVLAPSATIAAQPSTPADSARAGWVSSWFASPQPLWEDAFVLPTEMPAELREQTLRQTLMLSVGGPRLRVVLSNRYGTQPLEIGAASVALASGPAAIRPASRRGLAFGGRPSVTVAPGAQAVSDPVDLPVSALAELAVSLYFPQATPVTTFHWGAQQTGALVRGDATAAAELPDAQALQGRAFLAGVWVESPSRAPVVVAFGDSLTDGNGSTPGANRRWPDFLARRLAPQGMGVANAGISGARVWGDKMGVNAMARFDADVLSQPGVRTVVMMMGINDIGWPDSGFAPDDAPMTAARLTEGYRQLAEAARLRGVRIVGGTIAPYEGSLHGTPLSGHYNPAKDAVRREVNRWIRESGVFDAVVDFDAVLRDPAHPARLLPAYDSGDNLHPNDAGYQAMAQALDLATLFGD